A genomic segment from Xyrauchen texanus isolate HMW12.3.18 chromosome 21, RBS_HiC_50CHRs, whole genome shotgun sequence encodes:
- the LOC127661666 gene encoding neuronal acetylcholine receptor subunit alpha-3-like, which translates to MKGRPLLVFYTCHFLFFLLSGVTCSEAEHRLFSVIFSSYNQYIRPVENVSDPIIVQFEVSMSQLVKVDEVNQIMETNLWLRHIWNDYKLRWDPKDFGGVEFIRVPSNKIWKPDIVLYNNAVGDFQVDDKTKALLRYNGDVTWIPPAIFKSSCKIDVTYFPFDYQNCTMKFGSWTYDKAKIDLVLIGSTINLKDFWESGEWTIIDAPGYKHDIKYNCCEEIYTDITYSLYIRRLPLFYTINMIIPCLLISFLTVLVFYLPSDCGEKVTLCISVLLSLTVFLLVITETIPSTSLVIPLIGEYLLFTMIFVTLSIVITVFVLNVHYRTPKTHTMPCWVRHVFLSMLPRVMFMTRPVKDPERPGCVGAPSQPCTLQTRPCILQAPGFIPQHLPKQHSLPGSLPTRPHLLLCTELNNLSEASKTGSSFLCREGRCTCCWKEHGNKLSKEGGAGGIMGSGEEGESTCSSSESPEAGFLCMSTLSPEVREAIESVKYIAENMRLQNEAKEVQDDWKYVAMVIDRIFLWVFVLVCILGTAGLFLQPLLLGEDM; encoded by the exons ATGAAAGGCAGACCTCTTCTCGTTTTCTACACCTGCCACTTTCTGTTTTTTCTCTTGTCGG GGGTTACTTGTTCTGAGGCAGAGCACAGGTTGTTCTCTGTGATTTTCTCCAGTTATAACCAGTACATCAGACCAGTGGAGAATGTGTCTGACCCAATCATAGTTCAGTTTGAAGTGTCCATGTCACAACTCGTCAAAGTG GATGAGGTGAACCAGATTATGGAGACTAATCTTTGGCTGCGACAT ATATGGAATGATTATAAACTCAGGTGGGATCCCAAAGATTTTGGAGGGGTTGAATTTATCCGTGTGCCCTCTAACAAGATCTGGAAGCCAGACATTGTGTTGTACAACAA TGCAGTTGGAGACTTTCAGGTGGATGATAAAACGAAAGCTCTTCTACGCTACAATGGAGATGTAACCTGGATTCCACCAGCCATCTTCAAGAGCTCTTGCAAGATCGATGTTACTTATTTCCCTTTTGACTACCAGAACTGCACCATGAAGTTTGGCTCGTGGACTTACGACAAGGCCAAAATCGACCTAGTGCTGATTGGTTCCACTATAAACCTTAAGGATTTCTGGGAAAGTGGAGAGTGGACAATAATTGATGCTCCTGGGTATAAGCATGATATCAAATACAACTGTTGTGAGGAGATCTACACTGATATTACTTATTCTCTCTACATTCGCCGCTTGCCTCTTTTCTACACCATAAATATGATAATTCCCTGTCTGCTCATCTCCTTCCTGACTGTTCTAGTATTCTATCTCCCTTCTGATTGTGGTGAGAAGGTGACATTGTGTATTTCAGTTCTCCTCTCCCTTACAGTTTTCCTCCTGGTCATCACAGAGACAATCCCATCTACATCTCTCGTCATCCCTCTGATTGGAGAATATCTACTTTTCACCATGATATTCGTAACTCTCTCCATAGTTATTACAGTCTTTGTCCTCAATGTACATTACCGCACCCCTAAAACGCACACCATGCCATGTTGGGTGCGGCATGTCTTCCTTAGTATGCTCCCTCGGGTTATGTTCATGACCCGGCCTGTGAAAGACCCAGAGAGACCGGGCTGTGTGGGAGCCCCTTCACAACCTTGCACTCTTCAGACACGACCTTGCATTCTTCAGGCTCCAGGGTTCATTCCCCAACACCTCCCTAAGCAACACAGTCTCCCAGGAAGCCTTCCAACACGCCCTCATCTCCTCCTGTGCACAGAGCTCAACAACCTGAGCGAGGCATCCAAGACAGGGTCTAGTTTCCTGTGTAGAGAAGGGCGATGTACATGCTGCTGGAAGGAACACGGCAACAAACTGTCCAAGGAAGGGGGAGCTGGTGGTATCATGGGAAGTGGAGAAGAAGGAGAGAGTACCTGCTCCAGCTCAGAATCCCCGGAAGCAGGGTTTTTGTGTATGTCAACACTCTCACCTGAAGTGAGAGAGGCCATCGAGAGTGTAAAGTACATTGCTGAAAACATGAGATTACAAAATGAGGCCAAGGAG GTCCAGGATGACTGGAAGTATGTTGCCATGGTGATTGATAGGATCTTCCTGTGGGTGTTTGTCCTTGTGTGCATTCTGGGTACGGCTGGACTCTTCTTGCAGCCACTGCTGTTGGGCGAGGACATGTGA